Proteins encoded in a region of the Streptomyces violaceoruber genome:
- a CDS encoding extracellular solute-binding protein, whose product MSSRLPAQGVPAVSDPVRRPSRRRILRHAMAGAGALLAAGPLSGCASPASASGASALSVWDLFQGGDGMLMDDMIEAVSKGAGGAEGFEIDRTILDWGPSYYTKLAMSAAGGRASDVAAMHLSRLAGYAPGGLVDAFDLDLLAEYGVTEKDFTPAVWARTRHEGTVYAIPLDVHPFIVFYDKKAAERAGLLDAAGELAPMGSPEALLEAGKALAEATGESGILFGHVTDTAQNWRLFAGLYAQTGAAFDLPDGGPPEIDVDAAVRVVTLMTRLFDGKTNPSNLDYNGALAAFSSGRGGMAMLGEWELPTLKKSGMELGAAPFPQVFEKPAVYTDSHSFVLPHQDSPDPARRREAHRYVAQILKQSLTWASAGHIPAYQPVLAEPEYAALDPQSSYADAAEVAVLDPPNWFAGAGSNFQNRMCQPLQSALLGDTTPEKAVRQMVREADTLLRQPNPVA is encoded by the coding sequence ATGAGTTCCCGTTTGCCCGCCCAGGGGGTGCCGGCCGTGTCCGACCCGGTCCGCCGCCCCAGCCGCCGCCGGATACTGCGTCACGCCATGGCCGGGGCGGGAGCCCTGCTCGCCGCGGGCCCGCTGTCCGGCTGCGCGTCACCGGCCTCGGCCTCCGGGGCGTCCGCGCTGAGCGTCTGGGACCTCTTCCAGGGCGGTGACGGCATGCTCATGGACGACATGATCGAGGCCGTGTCCAAGGGGGCCGGGGGAGCCGAGGGCTTCGAGATCGACCGGACGATCCTGGACTGGGGCCCGTCGTACTACACCAAGCTCGCCATGTCCGCGGCCGGCGGCCGGGCCTCCGACGTGGCCGCCATGCACCTGTCCCGGCTGGCGGGCTACGCCCCCGGCGGCCTGGTGGACGCCTTCGACCTGGACCTGCTCGCCGAGTACGGCGTCACGGAGAAGGACTTCACCCCGGCCGTGTGGGCACGCACGCGGCACGAGGGGACCGTCTACGCGATCCCGCTGGACGTCCACCCCTTCATCGTGTTCTACGACAAGAAGGCCGCGGAGCGGGCCGGACTCCTGGACGCCGCCGGCGAACTGGCTCCCATGGGATCCCCCGAGGCGCTGCTGGAGGCGGGCAAGGCCCTCGCCGAGGCGACCGGCGAGTCGGGCATCCTGTTCGGCCACGTCACCGACACGGCACAGAACTGGCGCCTGTTCGCCGGGCTCTACGCGCAGACCGGCGCCGCCTTCGACCTGCCGGACGGCGGTCCCCCGGAGATCGACGTCGACGCCGCCGTACGCGTCGTCACCCTCATGACGCGGCTCTTCGACGGGAAGACCAACCCCAGCAACCTGGACTACAACGGCGCGCTGGCCGCCTTCAGCAGCGGACGCGGCGGCATGGCGATGCTCGGCGAGTGGGAGCTGCCGACGCTGAAGAAGTCCGGCATGGAGCTGGGCGCCGCGCCGTTCCCGCAGGTCTTCGAGAAGCCGGCCGTCTACACCGACAGCCACAGCTTCGTCCTTCCGCACCAGGACAGCCCCGATCCGGCCCGGCGCCGCGAGGCCCACCGATACGTCGCGCAGATACTCAAGCAGAGCCTCACCTGGGCGAGCGCCGGACACATCCCCGCCTACCAGCCCGTCCTCGCGGAGCCCGAGTACGCGGCACTCGACCCCCAGTCCTCCTACGCCGACGCCGCCGAGGTGGCGGTGCTCGACCCGCCCAACTGGTTCGCGGGCGCCGGTTCCAACTTCCAGAACCGGATGTGCCAGCCGCTCCAGTCGGCGCTGCTGGGCGACACCACCCCCGAGAAGGCGGTGCGGCAGATGGTCCGCGAGGCGGACACCCTGCTGCGGCAGCCCAACCCGGTGGCCTGA
- a CDS encoding LacI family DNA-binding transcriptional regulator codes for MARPRIKDVARHAGVSEKTVSNVINDYAHVSDRTRQVVREAIEHLGYRVNLAGRHLRKGRTGIIALVVPELDIPYFAELARHVIREAEERSLTVLIHQSGADRDHELAALAGFGSTFVDGIILSPLALTADDLRDRTGFPPTVLLGELLEEGADHVAIDNERAAHEATRHLIGLGRRTVLAVGGRDDSGLGTAQARTRGYRAALTEAGIAYDPAALLPVGSFRMPDGARAVARALAQGARPDALLCLNDQLALGALRALHEHGVSVPGDVAVIGFDDVEGGRFSVPTLSTVAPDKAAVAKVAVQLLQHRIEEATAPDGAVPGVQAQDRIVAHRLVLRESTQGHERR; via the coding sequence GTGGCACGGCCCAGGATCAAGGACGTCGCACGTCATGCGGGCGTTTCGGAGAAGACGGTGTCCAATGTCATCAACGACTACGCCCATGTCTCCGACCGGACCAGGCAGGTGGTGCGCGAGGCCATCGAACACCTCGGCTACCGGGTCAATCTGGCCGGCCGTCATTTGCGCAAGGGCAGAACCGGCATCATCGCGCTCGTCGTCCCGGAACTGGACATACCGTACTTCGCGGAGCTGGCCCGGCATGTCATCCGCGAGGCCGAGGAGCGGTCCCTGACGGTCCTGATCCACCAGTCCGGGGCGGACCGCGACCACGAGCTGGCGGCGCTGGCCGGGTTCGGCTCCACCTTCGTGGACGGGATCATCCTCAGCCCGCTGGCGCTGACCGCCGACGACCTGCGGGACCGTACGGGCTTCCCGCCCACGGTGCTGCTCGGGGAGCTGCTGGAGGAGGGCGCCGACCATGTGGCCATCGACAACGAGCGCGCCGCACACGAGGCGACCCGCCATCTGATCGGGCTCGGGCGCCGCACCGTTCTCGCCGTCGGGGGGCGCGACGACTCGGGTCTGGGGACTGCGCAGGCGCGCACCCGGGGCTACCGTGCCGCCCTGACGGAGGCGGGCATCGCCTACGATCCGGCCGCTCTGCTGCCGGTCGGCTCCTTCCGGATGCCCGACGGCGCGCGGGCCGTGGCGCGGGCGCTCGCACAGGGCGCCCGGCCCGACGCGCTGCTGTGTCTCAACGACCAGTTGGCGCTGGGTGCGCTGCGCGCCCTGCACGAGCACGGGGTGTCGGTGCCCGGGGACGTCGCCGTGATCGGCTTCGACGACGTGGAGGGCGGTCGGTTCAGCGTCCCGACGCTGAGCACGGTGGCGCCGGACAAGGCGGCGGTGGCCAAGGTCGCCGTGCAACTGCTCCAGCACCGCATCGAGGAGGCGACGGCGCCGGACGGTGCCGTGCCGGGGGTACAGGCGCAGGACCGCATCGTGGCCCACCGGCTCGTCCTGAGGGAGAGCACGCAGGGCCACGAGCGGCGCTGA
- a CDS encoding family 43 glycosylhydrolase, with translation MLPSPSHRPRARLGPLLAALLGLVVGLLPGLTGPTAAAAAEPRAHTLAAGTFRNPLNSGPDPFMTHWKGAYYLTTTQGGSIRMWRSPSLGTLLTADPVTVWTDTDPSRNRNIWAPEFYRFGDRWYLYYTADDGVDDHHRLYVLESERDDPTGPYHFKAKLAPPNHADDFAIDAGILQLGGRLYLAYSGINQYQHNGINIAPMSNPYTVSGNAVAIDAAGGCPEVREGPEFLYRGGRVWMTYSTCDTGKPDYQVRMMSMPLNADPLVPGNWHQHQGAVFSRSDDRGVFGPGHHAFFTSPDGTEDWIVYHAKTTSVNTYTNRTTRAQRFTWRADGTPDFGRPLALGATQNLPSGDPGSGNYWINDDGRSSGAGSVAYSGAWNSGTGCATQCFWSDDHWSDRAGATATFAFTGTRIALLSVKDTGNGYAGISIDGGPEQRVDFHGAIRVGEAVQYTSPRLANGRHTLRIRVTGEHNSQSGASFVSVDRAEVYTD, from the coding sequence GTGCTTCCCAGCCCCTCGCACCGTCCCCGCGCCCGCCTCGGTCCGCTCCTCGCCGCCCTCCTGGGGCTGGTCGTGGGCCTGCTGCCCGGGCTCACCGGACCCACCGCCGCGGCGGCGGCCGAGCCCCGCGCCCACACCTTGGCGGCCGGCACCTTCCGCAACCCGCTCAACAGCGGCCCCGACCCCTTCATGACGCACTGGAAGGGCGCCTACTACCTCACCACCACCCAGGGCGGCAGCATCCGGATGTGGCGCTCCCCGTCCCTGGGCACCCTGCTGACCGCGGACCCGGTCACCGTGTGGACCGACACCGACCCGTCCCGCAACCGCAACATCTGGGCCCCGGAGTTCTACCGCTTCGGCGACCGCTGGTACCTCTACTACACGGCCGACGACGGCGTCGACGACCACCACCGGCTGTACGTCCTGGAGTCGGAGCGCGACGACCCCACCGGCCCGTACCACTTCAAGGCCAAGCTCGCCCCGCCCAACCACGCCGACGACTTCGCCATCGACGCGGGCATCCTCCAGCTCGGGGGCCGGCTCTACCTCGCCTACAGCGGCATCAACCAGTACCAGCACAACGGGATCAACATCGCCCCGATGTCCAACCCTTACACCGTCTCCGGGAACGCGGTGGCGATCGACGCGGCGGGCGGCTGCCCCGAGGTGCGCGAGGGGCCCGAGTTCCTCTACCGGGGCGGGCGGGTCTGGATGACGTACTCCACCTGTGACACGGGCAAGCCGGACTACCAGGTCCGGATGATGTCGATGCCGCTGAACGCCGACCCGCTGGTGCCGGGCAACTGGCACCAGCACCAGGGCGCGGTGTTCTCCCGGTCCGACGACCGGGGTGTCTTCGGACCGGGCCACCACGCCTTCTTCACGTCGCCCGACGGGACCGAGGACTGGATCGTCTACCACGCCAAGACCACGTCGGTGAACACCTACACCAACCGCACCACGCGGGCGCAGAGGTTCACCTGGCGGGCCGACGGCACCCCCGACTTCGGCCGTCCGCTCGCCCTGGGCGCCACCCAGAACCTGCCCTCGGGCGACCCCGGCTCGGGCAACTACTGGATCAACGACGACGGCCGCTCCAGCGGCGCCGGGAGCGTCGCCTACTCCGGCGCCTGGAACTCCGGTACCGGCTGCGCCACGCAGTGCTTCTGGAGCGACGACCACTGGAGCGACCGGGCCGGTGCCACGGCCACCTTCGCCTTCACCGGCACCCGGATCGCCCTGCTCTCCGTCAAGGACACCGGCAACGGCTACGCGGGCATCAGCATCGACGGCGGGCCCGAGCAGCGGGTGGACTTCCACGGCGCGATCCGCGTCGGGGAGGCGGTGCAGTACACGAGTCCACGGCTGGCGAACGGCAGGCACACCCTGCGGATCCGGGTCACGGGCGAGCACAACTCCCAGTCCGGGGCGTCCTTCGTGAGCGTCGACCGGGCCGAGGTCTACACGGACTGA
- a CDS encoding NCS1 family nucleobase:cation symporter-1: MTALEDRRSSDRTGDTATSSGLYTYDLAPTKREGRRWGAYNVFTLWANDVHSLGNYAFAIGLFALGLNVWGILAAFALASVLLFLLLTLSGFMGHKTGVPFPVMSRIAFGIKGAKIPAAVRGAVAIAWFGIQTYLASAVLSALLVAMFPSLASLDTNSLLGQSTLGWITFLVLWALQVLIVSYGMQMIRRYMAFAAPTTLLTMCALAVWMFVRADGSVSVSVDAPLTGGAMWLQVLQAAALWVVIYGTFVLNFCDFTRSARSRGSIVRGNVIGIPVNMLFFAVIVAVLSGAQFTLDGRVITSPTDIVRTIPNMFLLAVASLCLIALTVAVNLLANFVAPIYALVNLFPHRLDFRRAGLVSAALGLVITPWNLYNSPVVVNYFLGGLGALLGPLFGVIMADYWLLRRSRVNVPALYTEDAGAEYHYRRGYNPRAVAAFAPAAAIAVVVALVPFFHAAAGFSWFVGAIIAAVLYALIADRASPFRDVDGESIAVAAE; encoded by the coding sequence ATGACTGCCCTGGAAGACCGCCGCTCGTCCGACCGGACCGGCGACACCGCCACCAGTTCCGGCCTCTACACGTACGACCTCGCCCCGACGAAGCGGGAAGGGCGCCGCTGGGGCGCCTACAACGTCTTCACGCTCTGGGCCAACGACGTGCACAGCCTCGGCAATTACGCCTTCGCCATCGGGCTGTTCGCCCTCGGGCTGAACGTGTGGGGCATCCTCGCGGCCTTCGCGCTCGCCTCGGTCCTGCTCTTCCTGCTGCTCACGCTCTCCGGGTTCATGGGCCACAAGACCGGCGTCCCGTTCCCCGTCATGAGCCGCATCGCCTTCGGCATCAAGGGGGCCAAGATTCCGGCCGCCGTCCGCGGCGCCGTGGCCATCGCCTGGTTTGGTATCCAGACCTATCTGGCGTCCGCCGTGCTGAGCGCCCTGCTGGTGGCCATGTTCCCCTCCCTGGCCTCCCTGGACACGAACTCCCTGCTCGGCCAGTCCACGCTCGGCTGGATCACCTTCCTGGTGCTGTGGGCCCTCCAGGTGCTCATCGTCAGCTACGGGATGCAGATGATCCGCCGGTACATGGCCTTCGCCGCGCCCACCACCCTGCTGACCATGTGCGCCCTCGCGGTGTGGATGTTCGTCCGGGCCGACGGGTCGGTCTCCGTGTCCGTCGACGCCCCGCTCACCGGCGGCGCGATGTGGCTCCAGGTGCTCCAGGCCGCCGCTCTGTGGGTGGTGATCTACGGGACGTTCGTGCTGAACTTCTGCGACTTCACCCGGTCCGCGCGCAGTCGCGGCTCCATCGTCCGGGGCAACGTGATCGGCATCCCGGTGAACATGCTCTTCTTCGCCGTCATCGTGGCGGTGCTCAGCGGAGCCCAGTTCACCCTCGACGGGCGCGTGATCACCAGTCCGACGGACATCGTCAGGACGATCCCCAACATGTTCCTGCTGGCCGTCGCCTCGCTGTGCCTCATCGCCCTCACGGTGGCGGTGAACCTGCTGGCCAACTTCGTGGCGCCGATCTACGCCCTGGTCAACCTCTTCCCGCACCGGCTGGACTTCCGCCGCGCGGGCCTGGTGAGCGCCGCCCTCGGCCTGGTGATCACGCCCTGGAACCTCTACAACAGCCCGGTCGTCGTGAACTACTTCCTCGGCGGGCTCGGCGCGCTCCTCGGCCCCCTGTTCGGCGTGATCATGGCGGACTACTGGCTGCTGCGCAGGTCGCGCGTGAACGTACCGGCCCTGTACACCGAGGACGCGGGCGCCGAGTACCACTACCGGCGCGGCTACAACCCGCGGGCCGTCGCCGCCTTCGCCCCCGCCGCCGCGATCGCCGTCGTCGTCGCGCTCGTCCCCTTCTTCCACGCGGCGGCCGGTTTCTCCTGGTTCGTCGGAGCGATCATCGCCGCCGTGCTGTACGCGCTGATCGCGGACCGCGCCTCCCCGTTCCGCGACGTGGACGGCGAGTCCATCGCCGTCGCCGCGGAATAG
- a CDS encoding aspartate/glutamate racemase family protein — translation MRILVVNVNTTQSITDAIGKQAAGAASPGTEIVPLTPAFGAESVEGNYESYLAAVAVMEAVRAHAEPYDAVIQAGYGEHGREGLQELLDVPVVDITEAAASTAQYLGRRYSVVTTLDRTVPLIEERLAVAGLSARCASVRASGLAVLELERDEQAAVDAITEQAARAVEDDRAEVICLGCGGMAGLAERVVERTGVPVVDGVAAAVTVAESLVRLGLSTSKVRTYARPRPKRIVNWPPRVG, via the coding sequence ATGCGCATCCTCGTGGTCAACGTCAACACCACGCAGTCCATCACCGACGCGATCGGCAAGCAGGCGGCCGGCGCCGCCTCTCCGGGCACCGAGATCGTGCCGCTGACACCGGCCTTCGGCGCGGAGTCCGTGGAGGGCAACTACGAGAGCTACCTCGCCGCCGTCGCCGTGATGGAGGCGGTGCGGGCCCATGCGGAGCCGTACGACGCGGTGATCCAGGCCGGTTACGGCGAGCACGGCCGGGAGGGGCTCCAGGAGCTGCTCGACGTACCCGTCGTCGACATCACCGAGGCGGCGGCGAGCACCGCGCAGTACCTGGGCCGCCGCTACTCCGTCGTCACCACCCTCGACCGCACGGTCCCCCTGATCGAGGAGCGGCTGGCGGTGGCCGGACTGAGCGCCAGGTGCGCCTCGGTGCGGGCCAGCGGGCTCGCCGTGCTGGAGCTGGAGCGGGACGAGCAGGCCGCCGTGGACGCCATCACCGAGCAGGCCGCCCGCGCCGTCGAGGACGACCGGGCCGAGGTGATCTGCCTGGGCTGCGGAGGCATGGCGGGCCTCGCCGAACGCGTGGTGGAGCGTACCGGCGTCCCCGTGGTCGACGGGGTCGCCGCCGCCGTGACGGTCGCCGAGTCCCTGGTCCGGCTCGGTCTGTCCACGTCCAAGGTGCGCACCTACGCCCGGCCGCGTCCCAAGCGGATCGTCAACTGGCCCCCGCGGGTGGGCTGA
- a CDS encoding GntR family transcriptional regulator, with the protein MAASVGFTPESERVTRRLRDEIIDGVRVPGSRLVERELAESLGVSRLPVREALKTLVSEGLVTPRPRSWAVVREFTTSDIADLDEVRSGLETLGFRLAAQRHTREGLERLRATVDAELDAARADDAVRARRAAADFHETVVSLAANELLNELERVLRSRLRWLLGQHDDLMAVALEHDALYRAIAARDVDRVQELVLHHLSTSRSAALGHLAQERS; encoded by the coding sequence ATGGCTGCGTCAGTGGGCTTCACGCCCGAGTCCGAGCGGGTCACGCGGCGGTTGCGCGACGAGATCATCGACGGCGTGCGGGTCCCGGGCAGCCGCCTGGTCGAACGGGAGCTGGCCGAGTCGCTCGGGGTCAGCCGGCTCCCCGTCCGCGAGGCCCTGAAGACGCTGGTGTCGGAGGGGCTGGTGACGCCGCGGCCACGGAGCTGGGCGGTGGTGCGGGAGTTCACCACGAGCGACATCGCCGACCTGGACGAGGTCCGCTCGGGCCTGGAGACCCTGGGTTTCCGGCTCGCCGCCCAGCGGCACACGCGGGAGGGGCTGGAGCGGCTGCGCGCGACGGTGGACGCCGAACTCGACGCGGCGCGCGCCGACGACGCCGTGCGGGCCCGCCGGGCGGCCGCCGACTTCCACGAGACCGTCGTCTCCCTGGCCGCCAACGAACTGCTCAACGAGCTGGAGCGGGTGCTGCGCAGCCGGCTGCGCTGGCTCCTTGGCCAGCACGACGACCTGATGGCCGTCGCCCTCGAACACGACGCCCTCTACCGGGCCATCGCGGCCCGCGACGTGGACCGCGTCCAGGAGCTGGTCCTGCACCATCTGTCGACGAGCCGCAGCGCGGCCCTGGGGCACCTGGCGCAGGAGCGCTCCTAG
- a CDS encoding AraC family transcriptional regulator, producing MKNVPLADVDHVDRAVLPIGTDYPPGHVLDWHEHRRAQFLYGATGVMVVDTGDGTWTVPPERAVLIPAATRHRVRMLGVSTRSLYIEPDAVPWWPGTCTVVDVPPLLRELLLTAVEFEADYSLSGRAGSVADLLLHEIAARAPLPFHVRIPAGADLAALCREYLAAPDTGVTNAVWAARTNMSERAFTRRFRAETGDSPAVWRGRARLLAAVPLLRSGSVSEVGGRLGYASPAAFTAAFTRTFGIPPSRFAQGHRGRPG from the coding sequence GTGAAGAACGTCCCCCTGGCCGACGTCGACCACGTGGACCGGGCCGTGCTGCCGATCGGCACCGACTACCCGCCCGGACACGTCCTGGACTGGCACGAGCACCGGCGCGCGCAGTTCCTGTACGGCGCGACCGGAGTCATGGTGGTCGACACCGGCGACGGCACCTGGACGGTGCCGCCCGAGCGCGCCGTGCTGATCCCGGCCGCCACCCGGCACCGGGTGCGGATGCTGGGCGTGAGCACCCGCAGCCTGTACATCGAGCCGGACGCCGTCCCGTGGTGGCCCGGCACCTGCACGGTCGTGGACGTGCCGCCGCTGCTGCGCGAACTGCTCCTGACGGCCGTCGAGTTCGAGGCCGACTACAGCCTGTCCGGCCGCGCCGGCAGCGTCGCCGACCTCCTCCTGCACGAGATCGCGGCGCGCGCCCCGCTCCCGTTCCACGTCCGCATCCCCGCCGGTGCCGACCTGGCGGCGCTGTGCCGGGAGTATCTGGCCGCGCCGGACACCGGGGTCACCAACGCCGTGTGGGCGGCGCGGACGAACATGAGCGAGCGCGCCTTCACCCGCCGCTTCCGTGCCGAGACGGGCGACAGTCCCGCCGTCTGGCGGGGCCGCGCCCGGCTGCTGGCGGCCGTGCCGCTGCTGCGGTCCGGTTCGGTCAGCGAGGTCGGCGGCCGGCTCGGCTACGCCTCCCCGGCCGCGTTCACCGCCGCCTTCACCCGGACCTTCGGCATCCCGCCGTCCCGGTTCGCCCAGGGCCACCGGGGGCGGCCCGGCTGA
- a CDS encoding sulfite exporter TauE/SafE family protein — translation MDVVALLGIGLLTGVTTVLFGFGGGFVAVPVVVWTDSALGADAIRVATATSALVMVVNAGFATAVTPRRVLAALRGGGPLLVLLGVGAAAGALAARHAPAGLIRWAFVAYVALTVVDLLLRPGFLRPRAPTEAAPGTPRPLPAAVGAPVGAVAAFLGVGGSVMTVPAMRRAGHTMHVATALANPLTLAIALPAAAVFLGGSGDPAGAHPHLALVGLVDLRAAGALLLGALPVIAVLRRRPPHIPDRLYAWTYVALLAAVVVAMVL, via the coding sequence GTGGATGTTGTGGCTCTGCTCGGAATCGGGCTCCTGACCGGTGTGACCACGGTGCTGTTCGGCTTCGGCGGCGGTTTCGTCGCCGTCCCGGTCGTGGTGTGGACGGACTCCGCCCTCGGCGCGGACGCGATCCGGGTGGCGACGGCCACCTCGGCCCTGGTGATGGTGGTGAACGCGGGGTTCGCCACCGCGGTCACACCGCGCCGGGTGCTGGCCGCCCTCCGCGGCGGCGGCCCGCTGCTCGTCCTGCTGGGCGTCGGCGCCGCGGCCGGGGCGCTCGCCGCGCGCCACGCCCCGGCGGGGCTGATCCGCTGGGCGTTCGTCGCGTACGTCGCCCTCACCGTCGTGGACCTGCTGCTGCGCCCCGGCTTCCTGCGCCCGCGCGCCCCGACCGAGGCGGCCCCTGGCACGCCGCGTCCGCTGCCGGCGGCGGTCGGCGCACCGGTCGGCGCGGTGGCCGCCTTCCTCGGGGTGGGGGGCAGCGTCATGACCGTCCCCGCGATGCGGCGGGCGGGGCACACGATGCACGTGGCGACCGCGCTGGCCAACCCGCTGACCCTGGCGATCGCGCTCCCGGCCGCGGCCGTCTTCCTGGGCGGTTCCGGGGACCCCGCCGGCGCCCATCCGCACCTGGCCCTGGTGGGTCTCGTCGACCTCCGCGCGGCCGGGGCGCTGCTCCTGGGCGCTCTGCCCGTGATCGCGGTGCTGCGCCGCCGCCCGCCGCACATCCCGGACCGCCTCTACGCCTGGACGTACGTGGCGCTGCTCGCCGCGGTGGTGGTCGCCATGGTGCTGTGA
- a CDS encoding amylo-alpha-1,6-glucosidase has protein sequence MTAADLRVQLVRDATFVRLHADGEISGTRGSAPDGLFFQDARHLSRWHLAVDGTAPTALVPATPETDDTAAGVLTPEGTRDNPPAYTVFRRQSVTAGTFTEHLSLVSNRPDALTARLDLTVGADFADLFELRADDRHYAKPGAEYESRDTADGVLFDYRRADWHARTDISCEPAPDAVAPAPAREGDTARTLTWHLPLDAHGRADLRLTVRAHPHGRTPPPVTAPAPAAVRHPERAGGATDDLTRTCERGLADIDLLTIPVPGVDGEDVRVPAAGIPWFLTLFGRDSLLTAYFLLPYRPATAAAVLSALAATQGRRHDPFSGEQPGRIVHETRHGELAHFRQVPYGRYYGAVDATPLFLVLLHAHHEATGDPSLAKRLERHARRAVDWMLTDGGLEQHGYLVYDPDPGGLVNQNWKDSAGAVCFRDGTQAEGPVAVCEAQGYAYDALLRTAELADGVWRDEAYARRLREGAARLRDRFTADFWMPDADFPALALDGDGRQVDALASDAGHLLWSGILDPERSRRVGRRLLEPDFFSGWAIRTLAAGQRPYHPLSYHRGSAWPHDNAVVVLGLARQGLAAEVRTVAEGLVAAAAHHGHRLPEVLAGYDRAATAAPVPYPHSCSPQAWAAATPLALRTALGPQPPGS, from the coding sequence ATGACCGCGGCCGACCTCCGCGTCCAACTCGTGCGCGACGCCACCTTCGTCCGCCTGCACGCCGACGGGGAGATCAGCGGCACCCGCGGATCGGCACCCGACGGGCTGTTCTTCCAGGACGCCCGGCACCTCAGCCGCTGGCACCTCGCCGTCGACGGCACCGCGCCCACCGCGCTGGTGCCCGCCACGCCGGAGACCGACGACACGGCCGCCGGCGTGCTGACCCCCGAGGGCACCCGGGACAACCCGCCCGCGTACACCGTCTTCCGACGGCAGAGCGTCACCGCCGGCACGTTCACCGAACACCTGAGCCTGGTCAGCAACCGCCCCGACGCCCTGACGGCCCGCCTCGACCTCACCGTCGGCGCGGACTTCGCCGACCTCTTCGAACTCCGCGCCGACGACCGGCACTACGCCAAGCCCGGCGCGGAGTACGAGAGCCGCGACACCGCCGACGGAGTGCTCTTCGACTACCGACGAGCAGACTGGCACGCCCGGACGGACATCAGCTGCGAGCCCGCCCCGGACGCGGTGGCCCCCGCACCGGCCCGGGAGGGCGACACCGCCCGGACCCTCACCTGGCACCTGCCCCTCGACGCGCACGGGCGGGCCGACCTGCGGCTGACCGTCCGCGCCCACCCGCACGGACGCACCCCGCCGCCCGTGACCGCTCCCGCCCCCGCCGCCGTACGACACCCTGAGCGGGCAGGCGGCGCGACGGACGACCTGACCCGCACCTGCGAACGCGGTCTCGCCGACATCGACCTGCTGACCATCCCGGTCCCCGGCGTCGACGGCGAGGACGTGCGCGTCCCGGCCGCCGGCATCCCGTGGTTCCTCACCCTGTTCGGCCGCGACTCGCTGCTCACCGCCTACTTCCTGCTGCCGTACCGGCCCGCGACGGCCGCCGCCGTCCTCAGCGCGCTCGCCGCCACCCAGGGCCGGCGGCACGACCCGTTCAGCGGCGAGCAGCCCGGCCGCATCGTCCACGAGACCCGGCACGGCGAACTCGCCCACTTCCGGCAGGTCCCGTACGGCCGGTACTACGGCGCCGTCGACGCCACCCCGCTCTTCCTCGTCCTGCTCCACGCCCACCACGAGGCGACCGGCGACCCGAGCCTGGCCAAGCGCCTGGAACGGCACGCCCGGCGGGCCGTGGACTGGATGCTCACCGACGGCGGCCTGGAGCAGCACGGCTACCTCGTGTACGACCCCGATCCGGGCGGGCTGGTCAACCAGAACTGGAAGGACTCCGCCGGCGCGGTCTGCTTCCGCGACGGAACCCAGGCCGAGGGACCCGTCGCCGTCTGCGAGGCACAGGGGTACGCCTACGACGCACTCCTGCGCACGGCCGAACTCGCCGACGGCGTCTGGCGGGACGAGGCGTACGCCCGCCGGCTGCGCGAGGGCGCCGCCCGGCTGCGGGACCGCTTCACTGCGGACTTCTGGATGCCCGACGCGGACTTCCCCGCCCTGGCGCTGGACGGCGACGGCCGCCAGGTCGACGCGCTGGCCTCGGACGCCGGGCACCTGCTGTGGTCGGGCATCCTCGACCCGGAGCGCTCCCGCCGGGTGGGCCGGCGACTCCTCGAGCCGGACTTCTTCTCCGGCTGGGCGATCCGGACCCTCGCCGCCGGGCAGCGGCCGTACCACCCGCTGTCCTACCACCGGGGCAGTGCCTGGCCGCACGACAACGCGGTCGTCGTCCTGGGCCTGGCCCGGCAGGGCCTGGCGGCGGAGGTGCGCACCGTCGCCGAGGGACTCGTCGCGGCGGCGGCCCACCACGGCCACCGGCTGCCCGAGGTCCTCGCCGGTTATGACCGCGCGGCGACCGCGGCGCCGGTTCCCTACCCGCACTCCTGCTCGCCGCAGGCCTGGGCCGCCGCCACCCCGCTGGCCCTGCGGACGGCGCTGGGGCCGCAACCGCCCGGTTCCTGA